Genomic DNA from Porites lutea chromosome 4, jaPorLute2.1, whole genome shotgun sequence:
GATAaatatcctctcttggtttttATATATTATTCGAACTGCAGCATGTTGGCGCTGGGTTATGTCGGTAGATATATGAACAAaggaaacgtttagaatactcccagagactatgacgatatacgtttgcatgaatttttttatcaaagtggaccaattgatcatagtaccttAAAAacagattgcaactcaaatttgaagaaatcagatgagtaaaaaaagctctatacaaacaaaacgaaagagaaaacaatactgtactaggaaactaatcaaatattaaagttcgtcaagtcacgttcagtttaatgtaaaaatcgaaaatttgTGGGTGACAATATTCGAGGCAATCTTtagcatttccggtgtctggcatgttgggtggtggaatttagttacaagtgtccgtttaatgcaggttggaaacaatagaaatgaccatttcaggtactttttaggtgtccgcgtccgcttaatagaggtgtccgcttaataaaggttttatTTAAAGTAAATGAGGGAAATagatttggggacttcggctactgtccgattaatagagggtgtccgcttaatacggtgtccgcttaatacaggtttcactagCCGTGTTTTCACGAGCGGTTTTTCAGGTCGCTCAGCGAGTGACAAGCGGAAGTCCCgtgaaaacagttgttttttcaACCCGCTTAAAGTTAAGCGAGTCGGCAAACTTCAATGGAATTCTCATTAAATTTAAGCCACTAAACCAGGTAGCTTAAGCGAGTTGGTAATTAATTTCGGCCAATTAGGAGTCGTTTGTGGTTATTAACTTGACAGGGCTGTCAAATCGGAAATACAACACGCCTGCTATTTTTGATTCATTCCTGCGTGAAACTTCTGCGGCATTCAAAACAACATGGATAATCATAGAGCgaatacttttcctttttatgaTCCAAGAAGCGACCCATCAAATGATGCACTATCAAGCCATGCAAGGTGAGTTTCTTTCGCGTCCTTTAAACATTCGAGATGTAAAGCATTCAGCTAACGTAGCAAATTATACGCTTTAGGGAATCTCGTCGCTTCGTTATTCCTCCTGTGAGCGATCACTTTGCCGACCCCGTTCCCGCACGTGGTCCATATATTTTTCCGGCCTTCCAAAATCAACTGTGGCTTCCACAAGCAAGATTTTCGCGACCAGCCTCGCCGGCTGAATCACAAATGAGCCCATACCAGAGTGCCAGTGTAAGTGGTGTAAGTGAAGGCCCCAGGGTTGAAAATTCCAGCAATGATACCAGTACCAAAGGTCGCTCCCCCAACTGGTCGGATGCAGAAATACGTTTTCTTATCGAAACCTGGAAGGATCACCATCCAATTAGCAAAaggcaaaattcagctgtgtgGGAATCTATTGCCAGAGAACTGAATAGTCTGTTGAGGGAACAGGGACTCACGTCCATCCGCACGGCAGCCCAGTGCAAGTCCAAGATCAAGAACCTCGAAGACGAATACAAACGTGTGAAGGACCACAACAACAAAAGCGGAAACGACCGTGAATCTTTCACGTATTATGAAGAGTTAAACGAGATGCTGGGCTGCCGAGCCAAAATTACACCGAAAACCGTTGTTGAATGTGGTTTCATAGACGACAACT
This window encodes:
- the LOC140934740 gene encoding uncharacterized protein, coding for MDNHRANTFPFYDPRSDPSNDALSSHARESRRFVIPPVSDHFADPVPARGPYIFPAFQNQLWLPQARFSRPASPAESQMSPYQSASVSGVSEGPRVENSSNDTSTKGRSPNWSDAEIRFLIETWKDHHPISKRQNSAVWESIARELNSLLREQGLTSIRTAAQCKSKIKNLEDEYKRVKDHNNKSGNDRESFTYYEELNEMLGCRAKITPKTVVECGFIDDNSAPAAIPGPSLEDLSESGDDESIRDGEEQSLSEALFRREPAANNGLKPYARTRTVASQEPKRFSFYEIFSVTEESTHLFFSSCF